The Spirochaetaceae bacterium genome has a segment encoding these proteins:
- a CDS encoding ABC transporter permease, protein MASYIGRRLFYMVLLLIMLSFVAFAVIQLPPGDWIDNFIYYMERFGVTLDESAIEALNRRWGFKEPFHVQYWKWITNIILRGDFGESATHNRPVADLIGERIMLSIVLSLSTMVVTYIIAIPIGIYSATHPYSVGDYTGVVFGFMGLATPNFLLALILMYLFQRHLGFSPGGLFSPEYLVAPWSFAKVIDLMKHLPVPLFVIGTAGTAGMIRVLRTTLMDELGRQYVVTARAKGVPEGRLLFKYPIRLAINPMVSGLAGLLAGVVSGEALVSIVLSLPTVGPLLLTALLEQDLQIAASLILFLGSLGLFGTLISDLLLVVVDPRIRFEKQM, encoded by the coding sequence ATGGCGAGCTACATCGGGCGGCGTCTGTTCTACATGGTCCTGCTGCTGATCATGCTGTCCTTTGTCGCCTTCGCCGTGATCCAGCTCCCGCCGGGCGACTGGATCGACAACTTCATCTACTACATGGAGCGGTTCGGGGTGACGCTCGACGAGTCGGCCATCGAGGCGCTCAACAGGCGCTGGGGCTTCAAGGAACCGTTCCACGTCCAGTACTGGAAGTGGATCACCAACATCATTCTGCGCGGCGACTTCGGTGAGTCGGCCACCCACAACCGGCCGGTCGCCGACCTGATCGGCGAGCGCATCATGCTGTCGATCGTCCTGTCGCTGTCCACCATGGTGGTCACCTACATCATCGCGATCCCGATCGGGATCTACTCGGCAACCCACCCCTACTCGGTCGGCGACTACACCGGCGTCGTGTTCGGGTTCATGGGCCTGGCCACGCCCAACTTCCTGCTCGCGCTCATCCTGATGTACCTGTTCCAGCGTCACCTCGGCTTCAGCCCCGGCGGCCTGTTTTCGCCCGAGTACCTGGTCGCGCCGTGGAGTTTCGCCAAGGTGATCGACCTGATGAAGCACTTGCCGGTGCCGCTGTTCGTGATCGGCACCGCCGGCACCGCCGGCATGATCCGCGTGCTGCGCACCACGCTGATGGACGAACTGGGCCGGCAGTACGTGGTGACCGCGCGCGCCAAGGGCGTCCCCGAGGGGCGCCTGTTGTTCAAGTACCCGATCCGGCTGGCGATCAATCCGATGGTGTCGGGACTGGCGGGTCTGCTGGCAGGGGTGGTGTCCGGCGAGGCGCTGGTGTCGATCGTGCTCAGTCTGCCCACGGTGGGCCCGCTGCTGCTGACCGCGCTCCTGGAGCAGGACCTGCAGATCGCCGCCAGCCTGATACTGTTCCTGGGGTCGCTCGGGCTGTTCGGCACGCTGATTTCGGACCTCCTGCTGGTGGTGGTGGATCCGCGCATCCGGTTCGAGAAGCAGATGTGA
- a CDS encoding phytanoyl-CoA dioxygenase family protein: MDERQKYLFDTRGYLVLDDVLSEDQCTRLIAAVNERIEVPDGELPEGVTSSNEPTLARLGDLTSAGPEFCELIDIPRVIDLLRVIVHHQLRLENTYAYVRRKGFPGLRMHGGGSFDSNGQDLTLMYRHFNGRIFSGHTVVAFNLTDVSEEEGGFACIAGSHKANFPIPEDMKTFEHGVDRSLIQCVPCRAGSAVIFTEALCHGATPWTSDRERVTLFYKYHHAGMKFHSFFPSRAALERMTPSQRSFYIEVSADSRDPRLLYPAPARDGHLGSVR; this comes from the coding sequence ATGGACGAACGCCAGAAGTACCTGTTCGACACGCGCGGCTACCTCGTGCTCGACGACGTGCTGAGCGAGGACCAATGTACGCGCCTGATCGCGGCGGTGAACGAACGGATCGAGGTACCCGACGGCGAGTTGCCGGAGGGGGTTACCAGCAGCAACGAGCCCACGCTTGCGCGACTCGGCGACCTGACCAGTGCCGGCCCCGAATTCTGCGAGCTGATCGACATCCCGCGCGTCATCGACCTCCTGAGGGTGATCGTTCACCACCAACTGCGCCTGGAAAACACCTACGCGTATGTCCGCCGCAAGGGGTTCCCCGGCCTGCGCATGCACGGCGGCGGGTCATTCGACAGCAACGGCCAGGACCTGACGCTGATGTACCGCCACTTCAACGGGCGCATCTTCAGCGGCCACACGGTGGTGGCGTTCAACCTCACCGACGTCAGCGAGGAGGAGGGCGGGTTCGCCTGCATCGCCGGCAGCCACAAGGCCAACTTCCCGATTCCGGAGGACATGAAGACGTTCGAGCACGGCGTCGACCGATCCCTGATCCAGTGCGTGCCGTGCCGTGCCGGCTCGGCGGTGATCTTCACCGAGGCGCTGTGCCACGGCGCCACCCCATGGACCAGCGACCGCGAGCGGGTCACCCTGTTCTACAAATACCACCACGCCGGCATGAAATTTCACAGCTTCTTCCCGAGCCGCGCCGCCCTCGAGCGCATGACCCCGAGCCAGCGCTCGTTCTACATCGAGGTATCCGCCGACTCGCGCGACCCACGCCTGCTCTACCCCGCGCCGGCCCGCGACGGTCACCTCGGCAGCGTCCGGTAA
- a CDS encoding Gfo/Idh/MocA family oxidoreductase has translation MDDRRYRAALIGLGRIADTIDDEVVGSGWLEPFSHMGSYMDVPEVQVVGAADKYREQREAFGSRWGVPEDKRYEDYREMLERERPDIVSVCTHVAPRAEVTLDIVRMVREGRTDVKCIWVEKPMATSLQEADAMVEACREAGVILMLNAMRASDVYYRRARALIDEGALGRMLQITAHGSGALAHMGVHWIGAMCVLAGGSERVSWLVGEAESDEKAASGGDLAGNAYLAFENGTRGFCRMMPSGASTWTLDAIGEQGTISIRNGNEGYEFEVWRMGELVEGARPTPVRYVFPRPQRIWSAGVGQVKDAIDCIETGKTPNCSGDMGRHLLEIAIAIRESHLRGNVRVDLPLADRSLALRRESDDTPAALANRGRPDPTHLLATIARREGIDKRRLLS, from the coding sequence ATGGACGACAGAAGGTATCGAGCGGCGCTGATCGGATTGGGCAGGATCGCGGACACGATCGACGACGAGGTCGTGGGCAGCGGCTGGCTGGAGCCGTTCAGCCACATGGGCAGCTACATGGACGTGCCCGAGGTGCAGGTGGTCGGCGCCGCTGACAAGTACCGCGAGCAACGGGAGGCGTTCGGGAGCCGCTGGGGCGTTCCCGAAGACAAGCGCTACGAGGACTACCGGGAGATGCTGGAACGGGAGCGTCCCGATATCGTGAGCGTCTGTACCCACGTCGCGCCGCGGGCCGAGGTTACGCTGGACATCGTGCGCATGGTGCGCGAGGGCCGCACGGACGTGAAGTGCATCTGGGTGGAGAAGCCGATGGCGACCTCGCTGCAGGAAGCCGACGCGATGGTCGAGGCGTGCCGGGAGGCGGGAGTCATTCTGATGTTGAATGCCATGCGCGCATCCGACGTGTACTACCGCCGGGCGCGGGCGCTGATCGACGAGGGGGCCCTGGGCAGGATGCTGCAGATCACCGCGCACGGGTCGGGGGCGCTGGCGCACATGGGCGTCCACTGGATCGGCGCCATGTGCGTGCTGGCCGGCGGCAGCGAGCGGGTGTCGTGGCTCGTGGGTGAGGCCGAGAGCGACGAGAAGGCGGCAAGCGGCGGCGACCTTGCCGGCAACGCCTACTTGGCGTTCGAAAACGGCACGCGGGGTTTCTGCCGCATGATGCCGAGCGGCGCGTCCACCTGGACGCTGGACGCCATCGGCGAGCAGGGCACCATCTCCATTCGCAACGGCAACGAGGGCTACGAGTTCGAGGTGTGGCGGATGGGAGAGCTCGTGGAGGGCGCGCGGCCGACCCCGGTGCGGTACGTGTTCCCGCGCCCGCAGCGCATCTGGAGCGCGGGGGTCGGGCAGGTCAAGGACGCCATCGACTGCATCGAGACCGGCAAGACGCCCAACTGCTCGGGAGACATGGGGCGCCACCTGCTGGAGATCGCCATCGCGATTCGCGAGTCGCACCTGCGCGGAAACGTCCGGGTGGACCTGCCGCTCGCCGACCGCAGCCTGGCGTTGCGCAGGGAGTCGGACGATACGCCCGCCGCCCTCGCCAATCGCGGCCGCCCTGACCCCACGCACCTCCTCGCCACCATCGCCCGGCGCGAGGGCATCGACAAGCGGCGCTTGCTCTCGTAG
- a CDS encoding sulfatase-like hydrolase/transferase has translation MIDRPNIVVLMTDQQRADAMGCAGNPVLRTPAMDAIAASGVRFSNACASTPVCVASRMSFITGHRASRTHWVDNGALPGPVPELPTMMSLLLRAGYWTHGVGKMHFGGRSYGFRNLLTMEEGVAHRVDDDYLRYLRDAGVHARFPKGMRDLLYFQPQTSGVPVQHSASNWVADRSIEFLHEHARYRSGQPFFLWSSWIAPHPPFAPSEPYDELYDPAAMPLPVYADRPVRDLPSALWPHRARLDGAHRDPDRMRRIRALYYGLISQVDDGIACIMAALRELRLEENTVVLFTADHGEMLGDHGLAQKNCPYEPSVRVPLLLRWPGRTRAGSTCDDPVGLTDVLPTLVAELGLDYPAGHGPLPGESLLGKAGGGLASGRDDYVIDYGQGARRWIAVRTRRHKYALFACDGGREELYDLHADPHERHNLAAAQPALTAAFRERALEWERTSGLARAPGDAASFRGERLRTWPAPAAIPTEGELRDVTVNEGAWPKRVPADEAATLESFAAAFTRAISKETTLSPDKLSLAAYKRKISRLGPRDPGGESLAGTPWEQAWHDA, from the coding sequence GTGATTGACCGCCCCAACATAGTGGTGCTGATGACGGATCAGCAGCGGGCAGACGCGATGGGGTGCGCCGGCAACCCGGTGCTGCGCACGCCGGCGATGGACGCAATCGCGGCCTCTGGGGTGCGGTTCAGCAATGCGTGCGCGTCGACCCCGGTGTGCGTGGCGTCGCGGATGAGCTTCATTACCGGCCACCGGGCGTCGCGCACCCACTGGGTGGACAACGGCGCCCTGCCCGGCCCGGTGCCGGAGTTGCCCACCATGATGAGCCTGTTGCTGCGCGCCGGCTACTGGACCCACGGCGTGGGCAAGATGCACTTCGGCGGGCGCTCCTACGGCTTCCGCAACCTGCTCACCATGGAGGAGGGCGTAGCGCACCGCGTCGACGACGACTACCTGCGCTACCTGCGCGACGCCGGCGTGCACGCCCGCTTTCCCAAGGGGATGCGCGACCTGCTCTACTTCCAGCCGCAGACCAGCGGCGTTCCGGTGCAGCACAGCGCCAGCAACTGGGTCGCCGACCGCTCCATCGAGTTCCTGCACGAGCACGCCCGCTACCGCAGCGGGCAGCCGTTCTTCCTGTGGTCCTCCTGGATCGCGCCGCATCCACCGTTCGCGCCCAGCGAGCCTTACGACGAACTGTACGATCCGGCCGCCATGCCGCTGCCGGTGTACGCCGACCGGCCGGTGCGCGACCTGCCGTCGGCGCTGTGGCCGCACCGCGCCCGCTTGGACGGCGCTCACCGCGACCCCGACCGCATGCGCCGCATCCGCGCCCTCTACTACGGCCTGATAAGCCAGGTGGACGACGGCATCGCGTGCATCATGGCGGCGTTGCGCGAGCTGCGGCTGGAGGAGAACACGGTGGTACTGTTCACGGCCGATCACGGCGAGATGCTCGGCGACCACGGCCTGGCGCAGAAGAACTGCCCCTACGAGCCGTCGGTGCGCGTGCCCCTGCTGCTGCGCTGGCCGGGGCGCACCCGCGCCGGAAGCACCTGCGACGACCCGGTCGGCCTGACCGACGTGCTTCCCACCCTGGTGGCTGAGCTGGGCCTCGACTACCCCGCCGGCCACGGCCCGCTGCCCGGCGAGAGCCTGCTCGGCAAGGCCGGCGGCGGCCTCGCCTCCGGGCGAGACGACTATGTGATCGACTACGGCCAGGGTGCGCGGCGCTGGATCGCGGTGCGCACCCGCCGCCACAAGTACGCGCTGTTCGCCTGCGACGGCGGCCGCGAGGAGCTGTACGACTTGCACGCCGACCCGCACGAGCGACACAACCTGGCCGCCGCACAACCGGCGCTCACCGCCGCGTTTCGCGAGCGCGCCCTGGAGTGGGAGCGCACGTCGGGCCTGGCCCGCGCACCGGGAGACGCCGCCTCGTTTCGCGGAGAGCGCCTCCGCACCTGGCCGGCGCCGGCGGCCATCCCCACCGAAGGCGAACTGCGCGACGTAACGGTCAACGAAGGAGCGTGGCCAAAGCGCGTGCCCGCAGACGAGGCCGCCACCCTGGAGAGCTTCGCCGCCGCCTTCACGCGCGCCATCAGCAAGGAGACCACGCTCAGCCCCGACAAGCTCTCCCTGGCCGCCTACAAGCGCAAGATCAGCCGCCTCGGCCCCCGCGACCCCGGCGGCGAATCGCTCGCCGGCACCCCCTGGGAACAAGCCTGGCACGACGCTTGA
- a CDS encoding ABC transporter permease: protein MSTETRAPMSSDAASRAEEEREQYYVASHWVLMRRKFTRHKLAVVSAVILGVLYFTAIFAGFFSPYDKIKSRTELAFLPPTRIHVFHDGQLQVPFVYGLAQERDPATFLLVFSEDRETRYPIRWFVKGEPYKLWGLFEARLRLFGVDDPAVVYLFGADDLGRDVLTRVIHGAQISLSIGLVGIALSFVLGALLGGASGLLGGGVDMIIQRIVEFIEAMPGLPLWMALAAAIPLEWPPVTKYFLMSVILSILGWTGLARTVRGKILQLREEDFVTAAKVAGTNNYRVITGHMLPNFVGYLIVHVTLAIPSMIIGETGLSFLGLGLTSPTVSWGVQLQQASNVSVIALNPWLLIPGIFVFMTVLCYNAVGDGLRDAADPYK from the coding sequence ATGAGCACCGAGACGCGGGCGCCGATGTCGTCGGACGCGGCCAGCCGGGCCGAGGAAGAGCGGGAGCAGTACTACGTCGCGTCCCACTGGGTGCTGATGCGGCGCAAGTTTACGCGCCACAAGCTGGCGGTGGTGTCGGCGGTGATTCTGGGCGTGTTGTACTTCACGGCGATCTTCGCCGGGTTTTTCTCGCCATACGACAAGATCAAGAGCCGCACGGAGCTGGCGTTCCTGCCCCCGACGCGAATCCACGTGTTCCACGACGGACAACTGCAGGTGCCGTTCGTGTACGGCCTGGCGCAGGAGCGCGACCCCGCGACGTTCCTGCTGGTGTTCTCGGAAGACCGGGAGACGCGCTACCCGATCAGGTGGTTCGTCAAGGGCGAGCCTTACAAGCTGTGGGGCCTGTTCGAGGCGCGGCTCCGCCTGTTCGGCGTCGACGACCCGGCGGTGGTCTACCTGTTCGGGGCCGACGACCTGGGCCGCGACGTGTTGACCCGCGTCATCCACGGTGCGCAGATCTCGTTGTCGATCGGCCTGGTCGGCATCGCGCTCAGTTTCGTGCTCGGCGCCCTGCTCGGCGGCGCCTCCGGCCTGCTCGGCGGCGGCGTGGACATGATCATCCAGCGCATCGTGGAGTTCATCGAGGCGATGCCGGGGCTGCCCCTGTGGATGGCGCTGGCCGCGGCGATACCGCTGGAGTGGCCTCCCGTGACCAAGTACTTCCTGATGTCCGTGATCCTGTCGATTCTCGGCTGGACCGGGCTGGCGCGCACCGTGCGCGGCAAGATCCTGCAACTGCGCGAGGAGGACTTCGTGACGGCGGCAAAGGTGGCCGGCACCAACAACTACCGGGTCATCACCGGCCACATGCTGCCCAACTTCGTCGGCTACCTGATCGTGCACGTCACCCTGGCGATCCCGTCGATGATCATCGGCGAGACCGGCCTCAGTTTCCTGGGCCTGGGACTGACGTCACCGACGGTGAGCTGGGGAGTCCAGCTCCAGCAGGCTTCCAACGTCAGCGTGATCGCGCTGAACCCGTGGCTGCTGATCCCGGGCATCTTCGTGTTCATGACGGTGCTGTGCTACAACGCCGTCGGCGACGGCCTGCGCGACGCCGCCGACCCCTACAAGTAG
- a CDS encoding ABC transporter substrate-binding protein yields MKRVLLMAAVVPLIVASAWADYKEAPMLAARVAAGELPPVEERLPLEPKVRAVFDEIGTYGGQVIAFGNSPNPWAYLIGENPEGTPTPIRMNFDGSFEPDLALDYNLADDYRTFTLTLREGSKWSNGDPFTAEDFSFHFNDMQKAELGYVWGYPSQVKTVTAVDDVTVVIEYSEPYPKVAQDLVTYKGTDWTLYQPSTWLKQWHAEYNENANAKAKEEGFDNWQDAFADHSTFCCPQRDIERPTMAPFMLVDVQPTFRLKERNPYYIAVDSAGQQLPYIDSGLIQIISDREAMRLKIIGGEADFAMISLDAYPLLVQGQQAGNYKLNLIEAWFEGTGLAYAFNLNIKDEAKRPFFENVEFRRAISLAIDRDRINEAQWLGQGTSSQMTITKLASIYRPEWGEDHPYARHDPDEANRMLDALGLDERNNDGIRLLPNGEPFIVINAFHGATPIRAYELVKEDFEAVGIGLELRPADGSVIDQGMSGGTIDFVRWNETIGEFQDYLSSGGGHTQSLSHMARQYWDWWQEMNKRRIGVSNETGDLPGEEPPPELKEYFETQIVESKRHPYGSPEQKAASTRAWELQAEWLWNIGVVQAAPMVMVYRSNLANVPDKVPAFFEGDIGFNLYADQMFFKN; encoded by the coding sequence ATGAAACGAGTCCTGTTGATGGCAGCGGTGGTGCCGCTGATTGTCGCTTCGGCCTGGGCGGATTACAAGGAAGCGCCCATGCTTGCGGCACGGGTGGCCGCCGGCGAGTTGCCTCCCGTCGAGGAGCGGCTGCCGCTGGAGCCCAAGGTGCGCGCGGTGTTCGACGAGATCGGCACCTACGGCGGGCAGGTCATCGCGTTCGGCAACAGCCCGAACCCGTGGGCGTATCTGATCGGCGAGAATCCCGAGGGCACGCCGACGCCGATCCGGATGAACTTCGACGGGTCGTTCGAGCCGGACTTGGCCCTGGACTACAACCTTGCCGACGACTACCGGACCTTCACCCTGACCCTGCGGGAGGGGTCGAAGTGGTCCAATGGCGACCCCTTCACCGCCGAGGATTTCTCGTTCCACTTCAACGATATGCAGAAGGCGGAGCTGGGCTACGTGTGGGGATACCCCTCGCAGGTCAAGACCGTCACCGCCGTGGACGACGTCACGGTGGTGATCGAGTACAGCGAGCCGTACCCCAAGGTGGCGCAGGACCTGGTGACCTACAAGGGCACCGACTGGACGCTCTACCAGCCGAGCACCTGGTTGAAGCAGTGGCACGCCGAGTACAACGAGAACGCCAACGCGAAGGCCAAGGAAGAGGGTTTCGACAACTGGCAGGATGCGTTTGCCGATCACTCCACGTTCTGCTGCCCGCAGCGCGACATCGAACGGCCCACCATGGCGCCGTTCATGCTCGTCGACGTGCAGCCCACCTTCCGCCTCAAGGAGCGCAACCCCTACTACATCGCGGTGGACAGCGCCGGGCAGCAGCTTCCCTACATCGATTCGGGTCTGATCCAGATCATATCGGACCGCGAGGCGATGCGACTGAAGATTATCGGCGGTGAGGCGGATTTCGCGATGATCTCCCTGGACGCCTACCCGCTGCTGGTGCAGGGCCAACAGGCCGGCAACTACAAGCTCAACCTGATCGAGGCGTGGTTCGAGGGCACCGGCCTGGCGTACGCGTTCAACCTCAACATCAAGGACGAGGCGAAGCGGCCGTTCTTCGAGAACGTCGAGTTCCGGCGTGCGATCTCGCTGGCGATCGACCGCGACCGGATCAACGAGGCGCAGTGGCTCGGCCAGGGCACGTCGTCGCAGATGACCATCACCAAGCTGGCCAGCATCTACCGGCCGGAGTGGGGCGAGGACCATCCCTACGCGCGCCACGACCCGGACGAGGCCAACCGCATGCTCGACGCGCTCGGCCTGGACGAGCGCAACAACGACGGCATCCGGCTGCTGCCCAATGGCGAGCCGTTTATCGTGATCAACGCGTTCCACGGCGCGACGCCGATACGCGCCTACGAACTGGTCAAGGAGGACTTCGAAGCGGTCGGTATCGGCCTGGAGTTGCGGCCCGCGGACGGCAGCGTAATCGACCAGGGCATGTCCGGCGGAACGATCGACTTCGTGCGCTGGAACGAGACCATCGGCGAGTTTCAGGACTACCTGAGCAGCGGGGGCGGCCACACCCAGTCGCTGTCCCACATGGCGCGCCAGTACTGGGACTGGTGGCAGGAGATGAACAAGCGGCGGATCGGCGTTTCCAACGAAACCGGCGACCTGCCGGGCGAGGAGCCGCCGCCGGAACTGAAGGAGTACTTCGAGACGCAGATCGTGGAAAGCAAGAGGCACCCCTACGGCAGCCCCGAACAGAAGGCGGCCAGCACCAGGGCGTGGGAGCTGCAGGCCGAGTGGCTGTGGAACATCGGCGTGGTGCAGGCCGCCCCGATGGTGATGGTGTACCGCTCGAATCTGGCCAACGTGCCCGACAAGGTGCCCGCGTTCTTCGAGGGTGACATCGGCTTCAACCTGTACGCCGACCAGATGTTCTTCAAGAACTAG
- a CDS encoding sulfatase-like hydrolase/transferase, which translates to MLMTDEHGAQFSGTYGHPFIRTPAMDRLAAEGVTFDAAYCNNPLCVPSRLSFMTGQYTHRCRGWDNATPLAADAVTWAHLLGAAGYDVALSGKMHLIGDDPLHGFHEQLARDLHIELQHPIFPWDDGVPEAREPWPGVVRTDSRVPPGPGEEGHPATEEDAATPPTGPGRTPEIDADDAAVDAALAYLRARAHGGDERPFALCVGLIAPHFPFVVPEPFFSQYFPHHADLPDLPGGHLDTLPPAARRLRRAFGFSGHSDAQVRRARAAYYGLVSYADDKLCQLLDALDEFGLAEDTVVIHTSDHGEMLGEHGLWRKMSFYEQSARVPLQVRWPGRAAAGRRVAECVSLVDVAATITAAGGAASPAAPMDGRSLAGLLAGPDPEWRDEAFAEHTAHGTDRARAMLRRGRWKLCLSGADDLEPELYDVVSDPGEFTNLAGDPAAAGVQQHMTDALLRRWDWRRIDREVRASQRQRQLVRAAATGSGGRPPF; encoded by the coding sequence GTGCTGATGACCGACGAGCATGGCGCTCAGTTCAGCGGCACCTACGGCCATCCGTTCATCCGCACCCCCGCGATGGACCGGCTGGCGGCGGAGGGGGTCACCTTCGACGCCGCATACTGCAACAACCCGTTGTGCGTGCCGTCGCGCCTCTCCTTCATGACCGGGCAGTACACCCACCGCTGCCGCGGCTGGGACAACGCCACCCCGCTGGCCGCCGACGCGGTGACCTGGGCGCACCTGCTCGGCGCGGCCGGCTACGACGTGGCGCTGTCCGGCAAGATGCACCTGATCGGAGACGACCCGCTGCATGGCTTCCATGAGCAGTTGGCGCGCGACCTGCACATCGAGCTGCAGCACCCGATCTTCCCCTGGGACGACGGCGTGCCGGAGGCGCGCGAGCCGTGGCCCGGCGTGGTGCGCACCGACTCGCGCGTGCCGCCGGGCCCCGGCGAGGAAGGGCATCCAGCGACCGAGGAAGATGCGGCCACGCCGCCGACCGGGCCGGGACGCACGCCCGAGATCGATGCCGACGACGCTGCGGTCGATGCGGCGCTGGCGTACCTTCGCGCGCGGGCGCACGGAGGGGACGAGCGGCCGTTCGCGCTGTGCGTCGGGCTGATCGCGCCGCATTTCCCGTTCGTGGTGCCGGAGCCGTTCTTCTCGCAGTACTTCCCGCACCACGCCGACCTTCCGGACCTGCCGGGCGGGCACCTGGACACGTTGCCCCCCGCGGCGCGGCGCCTGCGCCGGGCGTTCGGCTTCAGTGGCCACAGCGACGCGCAAGTGCGCCGGGCGCGGGCGGCCTACTACGGGCTGGTGAGCTACGCCGACGACAAGCTGTGCCAGCTCTTGGACGCGCTCGACGAGTTCGGTCTGGCCGAGGACACCGTGGTGATCCACACCAGCGACCACGGCGAGATGCTCGGCGAGCACGGCCTGTGGCGCAAGATGAGCTTCTACGAGCAGTCCGCGCGTGTCCCGCTGCAGGTCCGCTGGCCGGGCCGCGCCGCGGCCGGGCGCCGGGTAGCGGAGTGCGTGTCGCTGGTGGACGTTGCCGCCACGATCACCGCGGCAGGCGGCGCAGCCTCCCCGGCGGCGCCGATGGACGGCCGCAGCCTGGCCGGGCTGCTGGCCGGCCCCGACCCCGAGTGGCGCGACGAGGCGTTCGCCGAGCACACCGCGCACGGCACCGACCGGGCGCGCGCGATGCTGCGACGCGGGCGCTGGAAGCTGTGCCTGTCCGGTGCCGATGACCTGGAGCCGGAACTGTACGACGTGGTGAGCGACCCCGGCGAGTTCACCAACCTGGCCGGCGACCCCGCCGCCGCGGGTGTGCAGCAACACATGACCGACGCCCTGCTGCGCCGCTGGGACTGGCGCCGCATCGACCGCGAAGTGCGCGCCAGCCAGCGTCAGCGCCAACTGGTCCGCGCCGCGGCAACCGGGTCAGGCGGCAGGCCTCCGTTCTGA